A window of Planctomycetota bacterium genomic DNA:
CGATCTCCTCCTTGCACTTGGCGCAGATGCGGCGCACGAGCCGCTGGGCGATGATCGCTTCCATGGACGCGCAGATGAGGAAGGGCTCCACCCCGAGATCCAGAAGCCGCGTGATCGCGCTCGGGGCGTCGTTCGTATGAAGCGTCGAAAAGACCAGGTGGCCCGTCAGCGCCGCCTCGACGGCGATCTGCGCCGTCTCCAGGTCGCGCACCTCGCCCACCAGGATCGTGTCCGGGTCCTGGCGCAGAATGCTCCGCAGGAGGTTCGCGTAGGTCACCCCGATGTCCTCGTTGACCTGGCACTGGACGATGCCGTCCAGGTCGTATTCCACGGGGTCCTCGGTCGTGATGATCTTCCAGCGCACGTCGTTGGCGTAGTTGAGACAGCTGTAGAGCGTCGTCGTCTTGCCGGAGCCCGTGGGTCCCGTCACGATGATGATCCCGTGGGGCAGGTTGATGAGGTTCTTGAGCATCTTCATCTCTTCCTCGCGCAACCCGATGTTGTCGAGGTCGAGCTTGACGACGCTCCGGTCCAGGACCCGCATGACGACGGACTCGCCGAAGATGGTCGGCAGCGTCGAGACGCGCAGGTCCACGGGCTTTCCGCCCACGCTCAGAAGGATGCGTCCGTCCTGCGGCAGGCGGGTTTCGCTGATGTCGAGGTTCGAGAGGACCTTGATGCGGGAGATGAGGGGGCTGGCCAGGTGAAGCGGCGGCGACTGCATCTCGTAGAGCACGCCGTCCACGCGGTAGCGGACCTTGAACTCGTTCTCGAAGGGCTCGAAGTGGATGTCCGACGCCTGGGCCTTGATGGCCATCTTGAGGATCTGGTTGAGGAGGTTGACGACGGGGGCGGCGTTGATGTCCTCGACGTTGTACGCCTGCCCGCGACGTTTGGTCCCCCCCTGGGTTTCCTCGAACTTCAGATCGTCCGACTCCATCTGGGTCAGGACCGTGCCCAGGCTTTCCTGCCGGTGGCCGTAGTAGCGATCCAGGGCCGCTCGGATCCCCTCCTCGCTGGCCACGGCGGCCTGCACCTCGCAGTGAAGGGCGTACCGCAGGTCGTCCAGCACGTTCACGTCCTGCGGGTTGGCCATCGCGACCGTCAGGACGTTGCCTTCGAGCTTGATGGGGATGACGTTGTAGGTCTTGGCCATCGCGGCCGGGACCTTCTGGATGATTTCGGGGGCGACTTCCAGCTCGTTGAGGTCCACGACCTCGGCGCCCATCTGGGCCCCGAGCGCCAGGAGGATCTCCTCCCGGCTGACATAGCCCAGGCGCACCAGGATGTCGCCGATGACGCCGCCTTCCTTGCGCTGGAGGGCGAGCGCCTCCTGGATCTGCCCCTCCGTGACAAGCTCCATGTCCTTCAGGAGCTGGCCGAGCGGCTTCTGAGTGGTGCGCATCCCGCCTCTTGACCCCTGACCGGAATGACCGGAGGCCTAGACCCCACCCGCAATGTCTAATTTATAGGCCGACCTCCCGGATGCGTCAATAGACAAACGCCCCCGCCGCGATCCGAGGCCCGATCGTGTACAATCCGTAGGGACCCGATTCGGGTCGACCCATGAAAGCGCTCCTTGCCCTCTTCCTGGCGGCGTGCCTCGGCGCGCAGGACGCCTCGCTCCCCGAAGCCATCGACGCCCTCGTCGAAGGCTTCAAAGCCGGCGACGCCCGCCTCGGCGTGGCCGTCCATTCGACGCGCGCCGGGCGGCTCGTCTACGAGCGCGGCGCCGACCAGCCCCTCCGCCTGGCCTCCAACACCAAGCTCTTCACCACCGCCGCCGCGGTCGCCCTCCTGGGACCCGAGTTCCGCTTCCGTACCTCCGTGGGCGTGGCCGGAGAGGATCTGCACGTCTTCGGCGGCGGAGATCCCAACCTGAGCGGCCGCTTCCACAACGAGGATCCTCTGGCCATCTTCCGCCTCTGGGCGGGACGCCTCCGCGAGGCCGGCGTGCGCCGCGTCCGCGACATCGTCCTTCACACGGGCATCTTCGAGGACCGCCACCTCAATCCCGGCTGGAAGGAATACGACCTCTGGTGGTGGTGGAGCGCCCCGTTCGGGGCCCTTTCCTTCAACGACAATTGCGTGGATCTGCGGATCGAGCCCGCCGCGGAGGGACAGCCCTGCCGCGTCACCCTCTCCCCGGCCACCTCCTATGTGACGGTCGTCAACCAGACCCGCAGCACCTCCCGTCCCCGGCGCCCCTTCGGCTTCACGCGCGCCCCCGGCACGAACACGATCACGCTTCGCGGGGATGTGGCCGGCCGCGCCGAATATTCCGTGGCGATCCACGACCCCACGCGCTATTTCGGCACGGTCCTGCGCGAAACCCTCCAGACGTGCGGCATCGCCGTCGACGGGGAGCTCCGCCCCACGGACGCCGGTCCCGGGGACGTCCCGGATTTCCGGGAGCTGGCCTTCTGGGAAAGCGACCTCGCCCGGACGGTCGCCGTCTGCAACCAGCCCAGCCAGAATTTTTACGCCGAAATGCTGCTGCGGACCCTCGGATGGAAGCTCCGGGGCAAGGGGACCCTCGAAAACGGGCTGGCGGTCGTGCACGAATTCCTGGAGCGCGAGGTGGGCCTGAGCGGCGTCTCGCTCCAGGACGGCTCCGGCCTCACGAGGGAAAACCGCGCCTCCGCGAC
This region includes:
- a CDS encoding ATPase, T2SS/T4P/T4SS family, whose protein sequence is MRTTQKPLGQLLKDMELVTEGQIQEALALQRKEGGVIGDILVRLGYVSREEILLALGAQMGAEVVDLNELEVAPEIIQKVPAAMAKTYNVIPIKLEGNVLTVAMANPQDVNVLDDLRYALHCEVQAAVASEEGIRAALDRYYGHRQESLGTVLTQMESDDLKFEETQGGTKRRGQAYNVEDINAAPVVNLLNQILKMAIKAQASDIHFEPFENEFKVRYRVDGVLYEMQSPPLHLASPLISRIKVLSNLDISETRLPQDGRILLSVGGKPVDLRVSTLPTIFGESVVMRVLDRSVVKLDLDNIGLREEEMKMLKNLINLPHGIIIVTGPTGSGKTTTLYSCLNYANDVRWKIITTEDPVEYDLDGIVQCQVNEDIGVTYANLLRSILRQDPDTILVGEVRDLETAQIAVEAALTGHLVFSTLHTNDAPSAITRLLDLGVEPFLICASMEAIIAQRLVRRICAKCKEEIAPTEEMLMELGLTPRDVRGKKFCWGKGCANCNNTGYRGRMAIFEMMLVTDRIKELVMKQASTEQIRHVAREQGMRTLRESGLLAIFDGHTTIEEVVRETLFTA
- the dacB gene encoding D-alanyl-D-alanine carboxypeptidase/D-alanyl-D-alanine-endopeptidase, encoding MKALLALFLAACLGAQDASLPEAIDALVEGFKAGDARLGVAVHSTRAGRLVYERGADQPLRLASNTKLFTTAAAVALLGPEFRFRTSVGVAGEDLHVFGGGDPNLSGRFHNEDPLAIFRLWAGRLREAGVRRVRDIVLHTGIFEDRHLNPGWKEYDLWWWWSAPFGALSFNDNCVDLRIEPAAEGQPCRVTLSPATSYVTVVNQTRSTSRPRRPFGFTRAPGTNTITLRGDVAGRAEYSVAIHDPTRYFGTVLRETLQTCGIAVDGELRPTDAGPGDVPDFRELAFWESDLARTVAVCNQPSQNFYAEMLLRTLGWKLRGKGTLENGLAVVHEFLEREVGLSGVSLQDGSGLTRENRASATDLVRLLLYMRAHRHAQAFLESLPTNGAPRGTLRNRLTAPDLRGRVRAKTGHIGGVSTLSGYAESVGGDVFVFSILVNGPEGTSGADRLQDRICELLVRRGAE